A genome region from Melospiza melodia melodia isolate bMelMel2 chromosome 26, bMelMel2.pri, whole genome shotgun sequence includes the following:
- the PLEKHG5 gene encoding pleckstrin homology domain-containing family G member 5 isoform X2: MAGRAWPGSTRGPPSPGPCTPGMQAPGRRRKNITEFLGDSSIPSPEPALHSSSSLPTNGTDTWKNRAASRFSGFFGSGTSAGSFGRETEKLEQLVNRLHAYSTFGLPKLPPQLRFDRDSWEEDGDEAGLALEDSWQQIIQGTEVLSRRQCHQQEAIWELLHTEATYIRNLKVITDLFLSCLVNLQESGLLSEVDAERLFSNIGEIIWLHCKLWRSVMAPVLAKARRTGALLDPIDFLDGFKMFGSLFKPYVRYCMEEEGCMEYMRTLLRDSELFRTYVTWAEKQEQCSRLKLSDMLVKPHQRLTKYPLLLKSILKKTDDPRARDAITTMISSVERFINDVNSRMRQRQERQRLDAILSRIDAYEVVEGSTDEVDKLLKEFLRLDLTAPIPGTSPEDTRQLLLEGSLRMREGKDSKMDVYCFLFTDLFLITKPFKKAERTKVIRQPLLVDRVVCRELRDPGSFLLIYLNELGSAVAAYTFQSSGQLCRSWVEAVRNAQNLLQRLRQRRRMEEREEEDEEDEEDDGESGTSAASSPTILHHSSASPDSQQCPSDGSTETLAMVAAEGGDELSSPDWDAGPFSSTSDASSVGTSTSIGTGTSVETPTSTDTPTQELPAGALPVPLPHGVASPGSGCRSSSIDSAYGTLSPASLRDFGQQPEGAAEEGQEPCPAPPAPRPASPRLRRRTPVQLLPCPARVLKSKSEASLPQLLSPTSPGPLSQSRSLSDLCAGSPRTGQEPAPQAAPGSSGSSTSELSEPEGPAESPASLPGELRRDPQPPARRTLSDPQAAQHRKLTLAQLYRIRTTLLLNSTLTASEV; the protein is encoded by the exons ATGGCCGGCCGGGCTTGGCCGGGCAGCACCCGGGGCCCTCCGTCCCCGGGGCCCTGCACCCCCGGGATGCAG GCTCCGGGACGGCGGAGGAAGAACATAACAGAGTTCCTGGGGGacagcagcatccccagccccgagccagccctgcacagcagcagctctctgccCACCAATGGCACTGACACCTGGAAGAACCGCGCTGCCAGTCGCTTCAGcggcttctttggctccgggaccAGCGCGGGCTCCTTCGGGCGG GAGACAGAGAAGCTGGAGCAGCTGGTGAACAGGCTGCACGCCTACAGCACCTTCGGGCTGCCCAAGCTGCCGCCCCAGCTCCGCTTCGACCGCGACTCCTGGGAGGAGGATGGGGACGAGGCTGGGCTGGCGCTGGAGGACAGCTGGCAGCAGATCATCCAGGGCACAGAG GTCCTGTCGCGCCggcagtgccaccagcaggaagCCATCTGGGAGCTGCTGCACACAGAGGCCACCTACATCCGGAACCTCAAAGTCATCACTGAT ctctttctgtcctgcctggtgaacctgcaggagtcagggctgctGTCTGAG GTGGATGCCGAGCGGCTCTTCAGCAACATTGGGGAGATCATCTGGCTGCACTGCAAGCTGTGGCGCAGCGTCATGGCCCCAGTGCTGGCCAAGGCGCGGCGGACTGGGGCACTGCTCGACCCCATTGACTTCCTCGATGGCTTCAAGATG TTCGGGTCCCTCTTCAAGCCCTACGTGCGGTATTGCATGGAGGAGGAGGGCTGCATGGAGTACATGCGGACCCTGCTGCGGGACAGCGAGCTCTTCCGCACCTATGTGACG TGGGCTGAGAAGCAGGAGCAGTGCAGCCGCCTGAAGCTGAGCGACATGCTGGTGAAACCTCACCAGCGCCTCACCAAGTACCCGCTGCTCCTCAAGTCCATCCTGAAGAAGACGGATGATCCACGTGCCCGTGATGCCATCACCACTATG ATCAGCTCCGTGGAGCGCTTCATCAACGACGTCAACTCGCGGATGCGCCAGCGGCAGGAGCGGCAGCGCCTGGATGCCATCCTCAGCAGGATTGATGCCTACGAGGTGGTGGAGGGCAGCACAGACGAGGTGGACAAG CTGCTTAAGGAGTTCCTGAGGCTGGACCTGACGGCCCCCATCCCCGGCACCTCCCCGGAGGATACCCGGCAGCTCCTCCTCGAGGGCAGCCTGAGGATGCGGGAAGGTAAAGACAGCAAG ATGGACGTCTACTGCTTCCTCTTCACCGACCTGTTCCTCATCACCAAGCCCTTCAAGAAGGCTGAGCGCACCAAGGTGATCCGGCAGCCCTTGCTGGTGGACAGAGTTGTTTGCCGGGAGCTCAGAGACCcag gctccttcctcctcatctaCCTGAACGAGCTGGGCAGCGCTGTGGCCGCCTACACCTTCCAGAGCAGCGGGCAGCTGTGCCGCAGCTGGGTCGAGGCAGTGCGCAATGCCCAG AACCTGCTGCAGAGGCTGCGGCAGCGCCGGCGCAtggaggagcgggaggaggaggacgaggaggatgaggaggatgatggTGAGAGTGGCACTTCAGCTGCCAGTTCACCAACCATCCTACACCACAGCAGCGCCAGCCCGGACTCGCAGCAGTG CCCCTCCGACGGCTCCACCGAGACGCTCGCCATGGTGGCAGCAGAGGGTGGCGACGAGCTCTCCTCCCCAGACTGGGACGCAGGACCCTTCAGCTCCACCTCGGATGCCTCCTCTGTTGGCACCAGCACCTCCATCGGCACTGGCACCTCTGTGGAGACCCCCACCTCCACCGATACCCCCACgcaggagctgcctgcagggGCCCTGCCTGTTCCCCTGCCCCACGGCGTGGCCTCCCCAGGCAGCGGCTGCCGCTCGTCCTCCATCGACAGCGCCTATGGCACGCTCTCCCCTGCCTCGCTGCGGGACTTTGGCCAGCAGCCCGAGGGGGCGGCCGAGGAGGGGCaggagccctgcccggcccctccCGCCCCACGGCCGGCCTCGCCCCGCCTGCGCCGCCGGACGCCCGTGCAGCTCCTGCCGTGCCCGGCCAGGGTGCTCAAGTCCAAGTCGGAGGCCAGCTTGCCCCAGCTCCTGTCCCCCACCTCCCCAGGCCCCCTAAGCCAAAGCCGCAGCCTCTCTGACCTCTGTGCTGGCTCCCCCCGGACTGGCCAAGAGCCCGCACCTCAGGCTGCccccggcagcagcggcagctccACGTCGGAGCTCTCAGAGCCAGAGGGGCCGGCCGAGAGCCCGGCATCCCTCCCGGGGGAGCTCAGGCgcgacccccagccccctgcccgccgcaccctgtcggacccGCAGGCGGCGCAGCACCGCAAGCTGACTCTGGCGCAGCTGTACCGCATCCGGACCACGCTGCTGCTCAACTCCACGCTGACGGCCTC GGAGGTCTGA
- the PLEKHG5 gene encoding pleckstrin homology domain-containing family G member 5 isoform X1, which yields MHFDGHIRFDLSPQGSILARNMSTRSCPPRTSPASDVEEEEEGPAESRGERRSSALKLPKKKAWRRHTDDPSKECFTLKFDLSIDIEAEIVPAVKKKSLGEVLLPIFERKAIELGKVDIYLDQSHTPLSLQFEAFRFGGHYLRVKAKPGDELKVEQAVRDARSASLPILHPASSAAFLGPVLEPLPGRREGTESLAPGRRRKNITEFLGDSSIPSPEPALHSSSSLPTNGTDTWKNRAASRFSGFFGSGTSAGSFGRETEKLEQLVNRLHAYSTFGLPKLPPQLRFDRDSWEEDGDEAGLALEDSWQQIIQGTEVLSRRQCHQQEAIWELLHTEATYIRNLKVITDLFLSCLVNLQESGLLSEVDAERLFSNIGEIIWLHCKLWRSVMAPVLAKARRTGALLDPIDFLDGFKMFGSLFKPYVRYCMEEEGCMEYMRTLLRDSELFRTYVTWAEKQEQCSRLKLSDMLVKPHQRLTKYPLLLKSILKKTDDPRARDAITTMISSVERFINDVNSRMRQRQERQRLDAILSRIDAYEVVEGSTDEVDKLLKEFLRLDLTAPIPGTSPEDTRQLLLEGSLRMREGKDSKMDVYCFLFTDLFLITKPFKKAERTKVIRQPLLVDRVVCRELRDPGSFLLIYLNELGSAVAAYTFQSSGQLCRSWVEAVRNAQNLLQRLRQRRRMEEREEEDEEDEEDDGESGTSAASSPTILHHSSASPDSQQCPSDGSTETLAMVAAEGGDELSSPDWDAGPFSSTSDASSVGTSTSIGTGTSVETPTSTDTPTQELPAGALPVPLPHGVASPGSGCRSSSIDSAYGTLSPASLRDFGQQPEGAAEEGQEPCPAPPAPRPASPRLRRRTPVQLLPCPARVLKSKSEASLPQLLSPTSPGPLSQSRSLSDLCAGSPRTGQEPAPQAAPGSSGSSTSELSEPEGPAESPASLPGELRRDPQPPARRTLSDPQAAQHRKLTLAQLYRIRTTLLLNSTLTASEV from the exons ATGCACTTCGATGGCCACATCCGCTTCGACCTGTCCCCGCAAG GCTCCATCCTGGCCCGCAACATGTCCACGCGTTCGTGCCCCCCGCGCACCAGCCCTGCCTCTgacgtggaggaggaggaggagggtccggCAGAGAGCAGAGG GGAGCGCAGGAGCTCAGCGCTGAAGCTGCCCAAGAAGAAGGCTTGGCGCAGACACACGGAC GACCCCAGCAAGGAGTGCTTCACCTTGAAGTTTGACCTCAGCATCGACATTGAGGCAGAGATCGTGCCAGCTGTGAAGAAGAAGTCGCTAGG GGAAGTGCTGCTGCCAATCTTTGAGAGGAAGGCCATTGAGCTGGGCAAGGTGGACATCTACCTGGACCAGTCGCACACGCCGCTGTCGCTGCAGTTCGAGGCATTTCGCTTCGGGGGACACTACCTGAGGGTGAAAG CCAAGCCCGGGGATGAGCTGAAGGTGGAGCAGGCAGTGCGAGATGCCCGGTCGGCCAGCCTGCCCATCCTGCACCCTGCCAGCAGCGCTGCATTCCTTGGGCCGGTGCTGGAGCCGCTGCCAGGACGCCGGGAGGGCACTGAGAGCCTG GCTCCGGGACGGCGGAGGAAGAACATAACAGAGTTCCTGGGGGacagcagcatccccagccccgagccagccctgcacagcagcagctctctgccCACCAATGGCACTGACACCTGGAAGAACCGCGCTGCCAGTCGCTTCAGcggcttctttggctccgggaccAGCGCGGGCTCCTTCGGGCGG GAGACAGAGAAGCTGGAGCAGCTGGTGAACAGGCTGCACGCCTACAGCACCTTCGGGCTGCCCAAGCTGCCGCCCCAGCTCCGCTTCGACCGCGACTCCTGGGAGGAGGATGGGGACGAGGCTGGGCTGGCGCTGGAGGACAGCTGGCAGCAGATCATCCAGGGCACAGAG GTCCTGTCGCGCCggcagtgccaccagcaggaagCCATCTGGGAGCTGCTGCACACAGAGGCCACCTACATCCGGAACCTCAAAGTCATCACTGAT ctctttctgtcctgcctggtgaacctgcaggagtcagggctgctGTCTGAG GTGGATGCCGAGCGGCTCTTCAGCAACATTGGGGAGATCATCTGGCTGCACTGCAAGCTGTGGCGCAGCGTCATGGCCCCAGTGCTGGCCAAGGCGCGGCGGACTGGGGCACTGCTCGACCCCATTGACTTCCTCGATGGCTTCAAGATG TTCGGGTCCCTCTTCAAGCCCTACGTGCGGTATTGCATGGAGGAGGAGGGCTGCATGGAGTACATGCGGACCCTGCTGCGGGACAGCGAGCTCTTCCGCACCTATGTGACG TGGGCTGAGAAGCAGGAGCAGTGCAGCCGCCTGAAGCTGAGCGACATGCTGGTGAAACCTCACCAGCGCCTCACCAAGTACCCGCTGCTCCTCAAGTCCATCCTGAAGAAGACGGATGATCCACGTGCCCGTGATGCCATCACCACTATG ATCAGCTCCGTGGAGCGCTTCATCAACGACGTCAACTCGCGGATGCGCCAGCGGCAGGAGCGGCAGCGCCTGGATGCCATCCTCAGCAGGATTGATGCCTACGAGGTGGTGGAGGGCAGCACAGACGAGGTGGACAAG CTGCTTAAGGAGTTCCTGAGGCTGGACCTGACGGCCCCCATCCCCGGCACCTCCCCGGAGGATACCCGGCAGCTCCTCCTCGAGGGCAGCCTGAGGATGCGGGAAGGTAAAGACAGCAAG ATGGACGTCTACTGCTTCCTCTTCACCGACCTGTTCCTCATCACCAAGCCCTTCAAGAAGGCTGAGCGCACCAAGGTGATCCGGCAGCCCTTGCTGGTGGACAGAGTTGTTTGCCGGGAGCTCAGAGACCcag gctccttcctcctcatctaCCTGAACGAGCTGGGCAGCGCTGTGGCCGCCTACACCTTCCAGAGCAGCGGGCAGCTGTGCCGCAGCTGGGTCGAGGCAGTGCGCAATGCCCAG AACCTGCTGCAGAGGCTGCGGCAGCGCCGGCGCAtggaggagcgggaggaggaggacgaggaggatgaggaggatgatggTGAGAGTGGCACTTCAGCTGCCAGTTCACCAACCATCCTACACCACAGCAGCGCCAGCCCGGACTCGCAGCAGTG CCCCTCCGACGGCTCCACCGAGACGCTCGCCATGGTGGCAGCAGAGGGTGGCGACGAGCTCTCCTCCCCAGACTGGGACGCAGGACCCTTCAGCTCCACCTCGGATGCCTCCTCTGTTGGCACCAGCACCTCCATCGGCACTGGCACCTCTGTGGAGACCCCCACCTCCACCGATACCCCCACgcaggagctgcctgcagggGCCCTGCCTGTTCCCCTGCCCCACGGCGTGGCCTCCCCAGGCAGCGGCTGCCGCTCGTCCTCCATCGACAGCGCCTATGGCACGCTCTCCCCTGCCTCGCTGCGGGACTTTGGCCAGCAGCCCGAGGGGGCGGCCGAGGAGGGGCaggagccctgcccggcccctccCGCCCCACGGCCGGCCTCGCCCCGCCTGCGCCGCCGGACGCCCGTGCAGCTCCTGCCGTGCCCGGCCAGGGTGCTCAAGTCCAAGTCGGAGGCCAGCTTGCCCCAGCTCCTGTCCCCCACCTCCCCAGGCCCCCTAAGCCAAAGCCGCAGCCTCTCTGACCTCTGTGCTGGCTCCCCCCGGACTGGCCAAGAGCCCGCACCTCAGGCTGCccccggcagcagcggcagctccACGTCGGAGCTCTCAGAGCCAGAGGGGCCGGCCGAGAGCCCGGCATCCCTCCCGGGGGAGCTCAGGCgcgacccccagccccctgcccgccgcaccctgtcggacccGCAGGCGGCGCAGCACCGCAAGCTGACTCTGGCGCAGCTGTACCGCATCCGGACCACGCTGCTGCTCAACTCCACGCTGACGGCCTC GGAGGTCTGA
- the PLEKHG5 gene encoding pleckstrin homology domain-containing family G member 5 isoform X3, whose amino-acid sequence MHFDGHIRFDLSPQGSILARNMSTRSCPPRTSPASDVEEEEEGPAESRGERRSSALKLPKKKAWRRHTDDPSKECFTLKFDLSIDIEAEIVPAVKKKSLGEVLLPIFERKAIELGKVDIYLDQSHTPLSLQFEAFRFGGHYLRVKAKPGDELKVEQAVRDARSASLPILHPASSAAFLGPVLEPLPGRREGTESLAGPKWPRGDGAGGSRGVWRSDSAAPGRRRKNITEFLGDSSIPSPEPALHSSSSLPTNGTDTWKNRAASRFSGFFGSGTSAGSFGRETEKLEQLVNRLHAYSTFGLPKLPPQLRFDRDSWEEDGDEAGLALEDSWQQIIQGTEVLSRRQCHQQEAIWELLHTEATYIRNLKVITDLFLSCLVNLQESGLLSEVDAERLFSNIGEIIWLHCKLWRSVMAPVLAKARRTGALLDPIDFLDGFKMFGSLFKPYVRYCMEEEGCMEYMRTLLRDSELFRTYVTWAEKQEQCSRLKLSDMLVKPHQRLTKYPLLLKSILKKTDDPRARDAITTMISSVERFINDVNSRMRQRQERQRLDAILSRIDAYEVVEGSTDEVDKLLKEFLRLDLTAPIPGTSPEDTRQLLLEGSLRMREGKDSKMDVYCFLFTDLFLITKPFKKAERTKVIRQPLLVDRVVCRELRDPGSFLLIYLNELGSAVAAYTFQSSGQLCRSWVEAVRNAQNLLQRLRQRRRMEEREEEDEEDEEDDGESGTSAASSPTILHHSSASPDSQQCPSDGSTETLAMVAAEGGDELSSPDWDAGPFSSTSDASSVGTSTSIGTGTSVETPTSTDTPTQELPAGALPVPLPHGVASPGSGCRSSSIDSAYGTLSPASLRDFGQQPEGAAEEGQEPCPAPPAPRPASPRLRRRTPVQLLPCPARVLKSKSEASLPQLLSPTSPGPLSQSRSLSDLCAGSPRTGQEPAPQAAPGSSGSSTSELSEPEGPAESPASLPGELRRDPQPPARRTLSDPQAAQHRKLTLAQLYRIRTTLLLNSTLTAS is encoded by the exons ATGCACTTCGATGGCCACATCCGCTTCGACCTGTCCCCGCAAG GCTCCATCCTGGCCCGCAACATGTCCACGCGTTCGTGCCCCCCGCGCACCAGCCCTGCCTCTgacgtggaggaggaggaggagggtccggCAGAGAGCAGAGG GGAGCGCAGGAGCTCAGCGCTGAAGCTGCCCAAGAAGAAGGCTTGGCGCAGACACACGGAC GACCCCAGCAAGGAGTGCTTCACCTTGAAGTTTGACCTCAGCATCGACATTGAGGCAGAGATCGTGCCAGCTGTGAAGAAGAAGTCGCTAGG GGAAGTGCTGCTGCCAATCTTTGAGAGGAAGGCCATTGAGCTGGGCAAGGTGGACATCTACCTGGACCAGTCGCACACGCCGCTGTCGCTGCAGTTCGAGGCATTTCGCTTCGGGGGACACTACCTGAGGGTGAAAG CCAAGCCCGGGGATGAGCTGAAGGTGGAGCAGGCAGTGCGAGATGCCCGGTCGGCCAGCCTGCCCATCCTGCACCCTGCCAGCAGCGCTGCATTCCTTGGGCCGGTGCTGGAGCCGCTGCCAGGACGCCGGGAGGGCACTGAGAGCCTG GCGGGTCCCAAGTGGCCCCGAGGcgatggggctgggggcagccggGGCGTCTGGAGAAGCGACAGCGCG GCTCCGGGACGGCGGAGGAAGAACATAACAGAGTTCCTGGGGGacagcagcatccccagccccgagccagccctgcacagcagcagctctctgccCACCAATGGCACTGACACCTGGAAGAACCGCGCTGCCAGTCGCTTCAGcggcttctttggctccgggaccAGCGCGGGCTCCTTCGGGCGG GAGACAGAGAAGCTGGAGCAGCTGGTGAACAGGCTGCACGCCTACAGCACCTTCGGGCTGCCCAAGCTGCCGCCCCAGCTCCGCTTCGACCGCGACTCCTGGGAGGAGGATGGGGACGAGGCTGGGCTGGCGCTGGAGGACAGCTGGCAGCAGATCATCCAGGGCACAGAG GTCCTGTCGCGCCggcagtgccaccagcaggaagCCATCTGGGAGCTGCTGCACACAGAGGCCACCTACATCCGGAACCTCAAAGTCATCACTGAT ctctttctgtcctgcctggtgaacctgcaggagtcagggctgctGTCTGAG GTGGATGCCGAGCGGCTCTTCAGCAACATTGGGGAGATCATCTGGCTGCACTGCAAGCTGTGGCGCAGCGTCATGGCCCCAGTGCTGGCCAAGGCGCGGCGGACTGGGGCACTGCTCGACCCCATTGACTTCCTCGATGGCTTCAAGATG TTCGGGTCCCTCTTCAAGCCCTACGTGCGGTATTGCATGGAGGAGGAGGGCTGCATGGAGTACATGCGGACCCTGCTGCGGGACAGCGAGCTCTTCCGCACCTATGTGACG TGGGCTGAGAAGCAGGAGCAGTGCAGCCGCCTGAAGCTGAGCGACATGCTGGTGAAACCTCACCAGCGCCTCACCAAGTACCCGCTGCTCCTCAAGTCCATCCTGAAGAAGACGGATGATCCACGTGCCCGTGATGCCATCACCACTATG ATCAGCTCCGTGGAGCGCTTCATCAACGACGTCAACTCGCGGATGCGCCAGCGGCAGGAGCGGCAGCGCCTGGATGCCATCCTCAGCAGGATTGATGCCTACGAGGTGGTGGAGGGCAGCACAGACGAGGTGGACAAG CTGCTTAAGGAGTTCCTGAGGCTGGACCTGACGGCCCCCATCCCCGGCACCTCCCCGGAGGATACCCGGCAGCTCCTCCTCGAGGGCAGCCTGAGGATGCGGGAAGGTAAAGACAGCAAG ATGGACGTCTACTGCTTCCTCTTCACCGACCTGTTCCTCATCACCAAGCCCTTCAAGAAGGCTGAGCGCACCAAGGTGATCCGGCAGCCCTTGCTGGTGGACAGAGTTGTTTGCCGGGAGCTCAGAGACCcag gctccttcctcctcatctaCCTGAACGAGCTGGGCAGCGCTGTGGCCGCCTACACCTTCCAGAGCAGCGGGCAGCTGTGCCGCAGCTGGGTCGAGGCAGTGCGCAATGCCCAG AACCTGCTGCAGAGGCTGCGGCAGCGCCGGCGCAtggaggagcgggaggaggaggacgaggaggatgaggaggatgatggTGAGAGTGGCACTTCAGCTGCCAGTTCACCAACCATCCTACACCACAGCAGCGCCAGCCCGGACTCGCAGCAGTG CCCCTCCGACGGCTCCACCGAGACGCTCGCCATGGTGGCAGCAGAGGGTGGCGACGAGCTCTCCTCCCCAGACTGGGACGCAGGACCCTTCAGCTCCACCTCGGATGCCTCCTCTGTTGGCACCAGCACCTCCATCGGCACTGGCACCTCTGTGGAGACCCCCACCTCCACCGATACCCCCACgcaggagctgcctgcagggGCCCTGCCTGTTCCCCTGCCCCACGGCGTGGCCTCCCCAGGCAGCGGCTGCCGCTCGTCCTCCATCGACAGCGCCTATGGCACGCTCTCCCCTGCCTCGCTGCGGGACTTTGGCCAGCAGCCCGAGGGGGCGGCCGAGGAGGGGCaggagccctgcccggcccctccCGCCCCACGGCCGGCCTCGCCCCGCCTGCGCCGCCGGACGCCCGTGCAGCTCCTGCCGTGCCCGGCCAGGGTGCTCAAGTCCAAGTCGGAGGCCAGCTTGCCCCAGCTCCTGTCCCCCACCTCCCCAGGCCCCCTAAGCCAAAGCCGCAGCCTCTCTGACCTCTGTGCTGGCTCCCCCCGGACTGGCCAAGAGCCCGCACCTCAGGCTGCccccggcagcagcggcagctccACGTCGGAGCTCTCAGAGCCAGAGGGGCCGGCCGAGAGCCCGGCATCCCTCCCGGGGGAGCTCAGGCgcgacccccagccccctgcccgccgcaccctgtcggacccGCAGGCGGCGCAGCACCGCAAGCTGACTCTGGCGCAGCTGTACCGCATCCGGACCACGCTGCTGCTCAACTCCACGCTGACGGCCTCGTaa
- the TNFRSF25 gene encoding tumor necrosis factor receptor superfamily member 25 encodes MKCCCPGVAWVTLAALWLAASESQPPGWRDRAVLRGRRVLVQPLLRLRRHTDRRQCPDGMNWVETARQCCPQCPAGTFLREACVCDPCPAGTFRTRPNTLSECEACYECDQHAFQSVLSNCSATSNIACGCEPGRFRDCVDTLCTEFSCKKCQTCPGRLIQRPCSELQDALCDSSCKPDFYKEGDECRPCHMRAVDTCGNECQQVCGSNNNKGSGLEYILLGLTGPLFLGALAIYHKRKRLWHGGGPHPMAQATTSMPGAAATPWYQFNAWRWHNPCWTHPYSPQETGRGTGAAKKSFQQEALLREPPSEEGKPSSSPEPRGALLQGSQLYAVIDVVPVRRWKEFMRMLELREAEIELVELEVVHIRDQQYEMLKRWCQQTSATLDQVFAALERMELAGCAEALRQSLPVGP; translated from the exons ATGAAGTGTTGCTGCCCTGGGGTGGCTTGG GTGACCTTGGCAGCGCTGTGGCTGGCAGCCAGCGAATCGCAGCCCCCAGGGTGGCGGGACCGCGCCGTGCTGCGAGGGCGGCGGGTCCTGGTGCAGCCACTCCTCCGCCTGAGGAGACACACGGACAGACGGCAGTGCCCTGACGGCATGAACTGGGTGGAGACTGCTCGTCAGTGCTGCCCTCAGTGTCCCGCAG GGACATTCCTGAGAGAGGCCTGCGTGTGTGATCCCTGTCCTGCCGGCACCTTCCGCACCCGGCCCAACACCCTCAGCGAGTGCGAGGCCTGCTACGAGTGTGACCAACACG ctttcCAGAGTGTGCTGAGCAACTGCTCGGCCACCAGCAACATCGCTTGTGGCTGTGAGCCCGGCCGATTCCGTGATTGCGTTGACACGCTGTGCACCGAGTTCTCTTGCAAGAAGTGCCAGACCTGCCCTGGACGGCTCATCCAGCGACCCT GCTCAGagttgcaggacgcactttgtgaCAGCAGCTGCAAGCCTGACTTCTACAAAGAGGGTGATGAATGCCGGCCATGTCACAT GCGCGCCGTGGACACGTGTGGCAACGAGTGCCAGCAAGTGTGcggcagcaacaacaacaaag GCTCAGGTCTGGAGTACATCCTACTGGGACTCACCGGGCCTCTCTTCCTGGGTGCCCTGGCCATCTACCACAAGAGGAAGAGGCTCTGGCATGGGGGTGGTCCCCACCCCATGGCACAGGCCACCACCTCAATgcccggggctgcagccacaccATGGTACCAGTTCAACGCCTGGAGGTGGCACAACCCGTGCTGGACCCACCCATACTCCCCACAAGAGACAGGGCGAGGCACTGGCGCAGCAAAGAAGAGCTTCCAACAGGAGGCGTTGCTGCGTGAGCCACCCAGTGAGGAAGGAAAGCCCTCCTCATCCCCAGAGCCCCGCGGCGCCTTGCTGCAGGGCAGCCAGCTCTACGCCGTCATCGACGTGGTGCCAGTGCGGCGCTGGAAGGAGTTCATGAGGATGCTGGAGCTGCGGGAGGCAGAGATTGAGCTGGTAGAGCTGGAGGTGGTGCACATCCGTGACCAGCAGTACGAGATGCTGAAGCGCTGGTGCCAGCAGACCAGTGCCACGCTGGACCAAGTCTTTGCCGCCCTGGAGCGCATGGAGCTGGCTGGCTGTGCTGAGGCACTGCGCCAGAGTCTGCCCGTGGGACCCTGA